The genomic stretch GATGCCAAGAGGAAAAGTGGTGCCGTCTCTTTCCTGGCCAGCCGAGCAAAGGAGGAGCAGGGAGGAAGGACTTACGTCGCAGGAAGCGGCTCTGCACCCACTTGTTCTGCTTCCGGGCATATCTCTTGGTCACCATcttgaaggcctgaaggcctgaAAGAGTTCAGGGTGAGGAACAGCACAGCCAGGAGAAGCCGATACAAACCAGTCTCATGGTAGTGGGAGGAAGGCACCACAAATTCTTTGTTTATGGCCTCTGGACCAGCGGCATTTTTTGTGTGCCAGAAAATGTGTTCCATTTCCCAGAACATGGAACCAGCTGTTAGACCAAAGCTCACCTAATTCTCTGGCCTGCCAGTCAAGCAAACCCCAGCCTGCTCTCCAGAAGTGCTCCCCCACCCCAAGCAGATCCTCACCTTGGTCCAGCAACTGGCGCCTGACCTGCTCTGGACTCTTGTCCTCGGAAATCAAGAACTGGTGGAATTCCTTGAAGCCGATAGACTGGAAAATGCCTTGCTGATAATCCTGGCTGGGGAAGGGATGAGAAGCAGTTGGCCAACATTGCCAGCATGTTGGCTGTCGATCACTCAGGCGGAATCTGGCCTCCTGAGATAGCTTAGCCCTTCACATCCCCCGGCCCCCTGCCATCGTCCACCTCCAAGCAGGGCAGAGGCCTCACCTGTTCTCAGCCACTTTCTCCCGGTTGTATCGCCTGTGGAAGTTCTGCAGCTCCTCCAGCAGGCCGGCCTCCATCATTTCGTCCACCCGCTGGTCCAGTCGCATCTCCAGAACTGAGGGAAACCCAGCAGACAAACAAGTCTGGCTACAACCCACAAAAGGTCTGGGAGGTAATGGGGCGTCAGCTCCAAAGTCAGTTCCTCCCAGGGAATGGCTGCCAACCCCACCACatgactggagattaaaactagGGCACATTTCCCAAAGGAGCTGCCAACGCCAGAAGGCGCCTCAGCTCCCCTCAGCCTGAGAAAGGAAGGTCAGACGCTCCGTTCTTTACCTGCCTGTTCTGCATGAAGCCAGAAGATGCAAGAATTGGGGTACTTCAGGGGACCCCCCAGGGGTCCTCCCCCTTTTTCCTCATGCTGCCGTTGCAGCAGCTCACTGTGGGGGATGCCCGTTTGTTCAAACAGCTGCAAGCTCCTACGGGGGAGAGAGTTTTAGGGAGGGTTGGCTTGGAGGGGACTTGACTGCAGCCCCAAAGCAAAGGATAGCACCGGGCCAGCACACAAGAGGACAGAAACGTCTGAGAAAAGCGTGCTTGAAGAAGCAGCCAGGTCAGACCTGCCGCTTGCTGAAGGGAAGGACAATGCTGTGCCATGTCTGGCAGTGAGAATCCCTTCAAACCATCTGGACCAAGCAGGGAAGCTGGAACCACAGCAAGGAGGGCTTTCCCAGAGCCCTGCAGGAGCTCCAAAGAGGCGGCCACCATCCCTGCAACTGGGGTGATGATCAGAGGGGATCAATCCACATGAGAAATGGGACCCAGGCCGGAGGCTCTCCAGAATGACCTTCACAGCTGTCATGCCACAAAAGTAACATGCCTTTAGCTGGGCCCGGTCAGGTGTTCAGTTTCCCCTCTCTCCAAACCATGCAGGGTCCCCTGGCCTTGTGGTGCATCTAAAGTGAGTTCCTCATTGCCGTGGGACAGTAGCTCCAGCCCAGGGACCTGCCTGGAACTGCCTGCTCAGCTAGAGAGGCAGATGGTTCTTTCTCGGGCTGTCCTGGCACAGCTGCCAGTCTTCTGACCCGGTGCCTCCAGAATCTCAGCAGAAATTAAGGGACCTTATAAGGGAGACAGGtggcataaaaattaaataaattaaacagcTCTGCCACAAGGTACCTGCAGGATGCCCACAGGAGATGTGAGGAGAGGCCAGAGCAGAGGCTGGCTACAGCGCCAACCtcccaagaggcttcttcaggctGCTCTGTGCCAGTTCTGACCACCATCACCCCCATCTCAGGTTATTGCAGAGCAAATGCAAACAAAATACCAGGGCTTTTGGGGAAGGTCTGGCCTCGGCCCCACTCTAAGTCAGCAAGGTGGGGatgcctcctccctctcctgggGAGGGCAGGGTTGAGAAATTTGAACAGAAGGGCAAGCCAGGGCCAGCTTCTCACACAGTTGTAAAGCTGATTGTCTGGTAGGGCTTGCACAACTGGTGCAAATCCCGGAGCAGCCCAGCCCAACATGGGCCTTTCAGGCAGCTGCGCATGACGGAGCTGCTGCCCTCGGGGCAAGGGGTGCTGCTTTGCTGCTGGTCCAAGAGGAGGCTCCCTACAGATCTCTTGACTGTGGGaataatgaatcagtggaacagctggacTTTGGAGGTtgtggagacttttaagaagcgactggagagccatttgtctggaatgggacagggtctcctgctcaagaaggaggttggactagaagacccccaaggtccctcccacctctgttattctgagatCAGCTCTGACCCCGCTGCTTCATGGTCGTACGGGAGCTTCCTCAGAGAACATgtccaaaaatcaagatggcagctgtgatCACCTAatgctagctcaggaattctgggagttgaagtccacaggtcataaaggtgCCACAGTTGCCCATCCCTGACCTAATTGAAACCCTGTCCCATCACAGTTCACTCTCATCACAGTTGCCATCTGGACTTTCTTGTGGGGGATCCCTTGCAATCACAACTGCTGAGCATCACTGGCCCAGGTGGGAAGCCCCTGGCAGAGTTCAACAATATTTGGGCAGGGGTGTCTGCAGGCTGTGGTCCAGGGGAAAACAAAGGTCCATCCGTTTTTTATGTGGCTGCCACTGTGACTTTGTGGACGCTGTCCTGCAGACCTTCCTTGCATGGTCAGTGACTTGGATAACTTTAGAACAGGCATTTTGTTTATTATGGGgctcatgctggctgaggaattctgggagttgaagtccacaagtcttaagctgcCAAGTTTTGAAAACCCTGGTTTATTGGAAGGGGGATATCTTTTCAGCAGCCAACATTCATAGGGTGTTTGCCAGTCACATTGCCCCAGGGAGGCGCAGGGTTgaccttcttctctccttttcatttttaatagaagCTGAAGGGCTTTGCTTGCCTGCAAGAGATAAAAACCACAACTTCCCATTTTTCAAGGAAACTGCTCTGCTGTTGCTCGCCATCTGTCACCAAGTATCAGAGGGCAACTGAGGTGGACTTATAAAGCTGTAAATTAAATAGCTGGAAGGAACACACAGCCAACAGGTGCCCTCCTGACCCAGAAAGTGTGAAGGAAGAGGCGAGAGTGGGACTATCTTCACCCAGCCTCTGGACACAGTGGGCATCTGGGAAACAAAATACTCCTCCAGAGGAATCTGTACGTATAAGCCTCTCATTTTCAGGGGCATGTAGTATTTGGAGAGTACTGGCTGTCTTTGTTGTAGCCTCCAGAAGGATGAGTGGGAACCTGCCCCTCTCTGCTTCCAGCTATTTGACTGACCTGATTATTTTGCGCTTATTATGAGGGTGCAACCTGGTTGCCATGTTAGGGTCCACCAGACTCAGCCGACGGTGTAGTTCCTGACTCTCCAGATTCTCCAGCCCAACTTTCCACTCTTCTGCTGCCACTGCTGGACTCTGGGCCTCCCCCCGAAAAGACAGAGACAATTACACACAAGACAGATTCCCCAAAGTATGACACAACTGCTGAGACCACCTGCGGCTAAGCTCACAAATCCTCTTTTTCTGATTTTAGCAAGGGTCCAAGAAGAGTCCAAGAAGGACATCGAGCTCAAAATGGAGTTCTTGCACCCACCCACCAGAGCACTGCTCATCTCTCAGGAGGACATCCTGCTTGAAGGCAGAACACCAGATGTCAGACTCAGGCAGGGAAGaggaaaagctgaaaaaaatcatTGCCACCAACAAGTAATACATCAAGCAGCATAAGGAAAATCTCAGACCATTAGGCAGGGTGGGGAGAAATATTATACTATAAACATGGAACATTTTGTAACCAAAGATTTTGCAGGCATTCAGGAAGGGCAGGTTTCTGCAACTgattggggaagggagggagagagagagagagagagagagacagaaagagggagggagggagggaggaagacttGCAGAAATGAGGTATAATTTACAACTCACGCAAATCAACCAAGCAACAGGAAGGCAAAGAACCAACATGATCTTGATGAAGCTCCTTCTCCCACATCTGTCAGTCAAAATCCCGCCTGCCAAGGATTAATTTCCACTCGTTCCAAAGTGAGGCTTACCTTGGTGTCAAACAAAATCTTCCAGAGCAAAGATTCAATGTAATAATTTGTTCcaccaaccacaattgggatcttCTGGGAGGCAAGAATCTCATCAATGTGAATAGTTGAGGAACATATAAAATTTTTTGAAGCTgagcttcattaaaaaaaaaaaaaccttaataatatactatatatattgaACCGGACAActttaaaataatacattttggatgtcatctttttcttctgtatttcCCCTTTTTCCCAATTAGCATTAAGTTTATTCTTGAAAAGTTGATGCACCGCCAGCATCAGAAATGGTTGGTTCTCCAGGACACAACTTGTTTGCCTGCATCACAAATACATTTTTTCCTAATTTCTCTCCTAACAGTCAGAAGCCCAtccgccctcccctccccaacatACTTTCTCAAATTTGGATATAATGTGGTTTATAGGCCCTTAGTTGTGGTTCTCTCCCACAGTACTGAACCCATCCATGTCTAAAGAGGGTTTCTGGCAAAGGATATGATGGCACTGGCCTTCTTCTGGAAGTCAAGCACTGTGTAATTGGTGACCAAGGGATCCACAAAGCTGATCATGTGGTGCTTGCACAGCTTCTGCTCCTGGGCAGAAACTTTGTTGGTGATGATGTCCAGGCCCTGATAGATCTGAGTCggggaaagacaaacagatgAAACATTACATTCAGCCAGTGCTAGACTCCTTGCTGGGGGCCAGCCAGTATCTCAGGTGGCTCCCCACGTCAAGCCACCAGAGACCTCAGAGCAAGCACAGGGTGAGCCTTAAGGCCCTGCGGAGGATAAGGATGTCACCCCCACCCTGAGAAAGGACATGCTGGTTCAGGACTGCTTGAGTAGGGCACTGTGCAAAGAATAGCTGCCTGTCTGCATCAATATGCCCTGATGACCTAGTGCACCAACGAAACAGTTCACTCGGCTTCCCAAAGACGTCTCAAGCACCCTCTTCCTCAGCAGCGGGGTGCCTCCCTCCCCGTGGGACAGGGAAGAGCTGCATTCCTTCCCTTGCTGGGAAAAGAGTCTGCGGAGTCTGAGCCTACAAGCCAGCTCACCCAACCAGTAGTTCAGAGCCACCTCTGGAGACTCGCTGTGTGTTTTGGCACCCCCACCCAGGACCTGCTCCTTTTCTCCAGAGAACAGGTCAGCCTCAGAGGTAGCCACAGAACACTTGAAAGAACACAAAGACAGGAACACTAAGCATGTATCGATTGCTTGTTGAACAGCACTGAGGATCCACAACTGAATTGCACACATCTGACACAGAGCACACAGGTTACGCTCCATCATCTGCTCAACCCATCCTTCTGGGCAGCCGGTCAAAAGATTTCAAGGACCAGGGGAGCCAACTTTCCTTTTAGGATTACTCTATATACTTTTTTGGTACATAACACTGTATTACAGAAGGATCTGCACCTTCAAATATGCAAAGTAATTCTCTCTTATCGCCACCTTCCTATCTCCAGTTCAAATCTGGGATTGGGTGCTGAGTGCCAGGAGACAGAGTCAGCACAGGCTGCTCTGGGTTTTGCATGATCTTGTCAGCTTATATGTTCAGAAATCCCAGCTGGCAGAGCAGCCAGACAGCCTCACCCTGGATGCAGCCTCAGCAGAAGGATGCTTGCGAGAGTCCCCATCTTCAGCTGGAGGCGTCAAGGTGACTCAGCCTCCGCAGCATCTTTCCTGCCCCCAAGGAAGGAGGCAAGAGCTGAGGAGGGCAGGGCTGGGACAGAAGCACTGCTCCTCCAGCCGGCTCACATATAAGGATTAAAACGAGATGAGAAAAAGCAAACAACACTCCCAGTGATATCCAAAGGCAGAGTGGGAAAAAGAACAAAGCAAATCAAAACACAAGACACAATCATACAATATAAATCTCCACATGGGGAGTGGGTGCCACCCTTTTCCATGGCCCTCTGCAAGATTCCTGCAGGGCCTGGGCCATATCCATTTCTAGGAGAAGATTGCTTCAGAGGGGATAAAAAAGGTCGGTCTCCTTACTATATTCAGCAGCACAGTATCAAAAGTGGAATCCTTCAAGGTTTCGGGATCTAAAATCTCCCAGGACTTGAAATGGACACttaacattagaaccatcattaacAAAGCACGTCAAAGAATGTTCTCCCTGCATCAACTCAGGTAGTTCAGACTGCTCCAGGAGTTGTTGATACAGTTCTGTgcaggaattattgagtctgtcatctgtacttcaataactgtctggtttgttacagcaaccaaacaggacagttGCAGACTCCAACGGATAGTTAAGACCACAGAAAGAACAACTGCAACCAGTCTCCCTTCTGTAAAGGACCTGTATATTTCATGGGGTCAGAAGGaggggctgagaaaatatccCACCCATCCTGGACATGAACGGTTTCAACTCCCCTTGGGATGGTGCTACAAGGACACTGTAGGCCAAGGCAACTAAACACAGGGGTAGTTCTTTCCCTCATGCCATCAGTCTGTTGAACACTTAATTCTCACATGCTGTCTAAAGTACTGTATATTATACAAGTTGCATGTCTATAGcattattattatccttatctTCTAAATGAGTAGTCCAGCAAAATGCTGTCGACATAGAatatttagacttcagcaaggcatttgacaaagtagatcataacttacttcttggtaagctagaataATGTGGGATAGAcaccatcaccaccagatggatttgtaactggctgacaaacagtactcaacaagtagtccttactTGTTCCTACATATCCCTACATCTACATGAAAGTAAGTAAGCAGTGAGGTACCACAGGGgtttgttttaggcccagtactcttcaatatcttcataaatgacttagatgaagaatagaaggggaacttgtcaaatttgcagatgacactaagctggcaggaatagccagcgccccagaagacaagctcaggatccaaaatgatcttgacagacttgaacaatgggccctatccaataaaatgaaatttaatgtggagaaaagcaaggttttacacctaggtaggaaaaccaaaggtacaagtacaggtTAGGCGAAACCTAGCTCAAAAACAGTCACTGTGAGAGGGAccctggagtcctagtggacaatcacttaaacactAGTCAaccgtgtgcagcagcagccaaaactaATATcctccttggttgtataaacagaggcacagaatcaaaattacgtgaagtattagtaccactttataaagccttggtaagaccacatctggaatactgcatgcgggtttggtcaccacattacaaaaaagatgttgagactttggaaaaagtataAAGAAAAGGAGCAACTAAGATGTGGGGATTGAttgagtgaacgaatgagtgtgtctgattcggagggcctggcatggaatgcgggagctataggtgtgggtggggggaccacagacacgggagtgggtcggagcattacggtcgtaacggggaggggcagatatggcggggactttagggctggccattaccggggaaggagggatcgctacgtaatagagatccctccttccggccctatgagtcccactccgagaccagatggcgcgagtaacaaggaccctggtctccggctgttgtcgctaaacgccaggtctgttgttcacaaagctcccctcgtccgggacttaattttagacgagggggcagacctggcgtgtattactgaaacctggctgggcccggagggaggagtccccctcgtagaaatgtgcccagaaggatttcaggtgcttcatcagccgagagctcagagaaggggtgggggtttggctattgttattcgggagtcttttgttcctcgtaggatccctgctccggagcttgtcgggtgtgagtccctgctgctgaagttggacctcaagggtcaagtgggtctgctgttaacgtacctgcctcccaactgcgttgcagcagccctcccctcgctcctcgagtcggtagccgagctggcagttgagttccccaggcttatggtcctgggggacttcaacttgcctacgctcggtgaacactctgatggggcgtgggagttcatggcttccataacagccatgggcttgacccagataatttggggccctacccactcagcgggtcacacgctcgacctcgtatttctctcggagcagtggagttgtgatcttggtctgaggggtaaggagatcatacccctgtcgtggtcagaccactgcctactgaggcttgacttccggagaccaaacccccactgtagggaggaggaaccgaccaaatggttccgccccaagcgacttatggaccccttgaggttccagacggagcttggggttattcctgacactctcgcccacaatccggtagaaactctggttgctgcctggcactcggcagcatcggagtcccttgaccggattgcgccactatggccactccgaggtggtggatcccgg from Thamnophis elegans isolate rThaEle1 chromosome 12, rThaEle1.pri, whole genome shotgun sequence encodes the following:
- the TRIT1 gene encoding tRNA dimethylallyltransferase isoform X2, which gives rise to MARSAAAAGRLPLVVVLGATGTGKSRLALQLGLRLGGEIVSADSMQIYQGLDIITNKVSAQEQKLCKHHMISFVDPLVTNYTVLDFQKKASAIIDEILASQKIPIVVGGTNYYIESLLWKILFDTKSPAVAAEEWKVGLENLESQELHRRLSLVDPNMATRLHPHNKRKIIRSLQLFEQTGIPHSELLQRQHEEKGGGPLGGPLKYPNSCIFWLHAEQAVLEMRLDQRVDEMMEAGLLEELQNFHRRYNREKVAENSQDYQQGIFQSIGFKEFHQFLISEDKSPEQVRRQLLDQGLQAFKMVTKRYARKQNKWVQSRFLRRPGSNVPPVYSLDVSDLSQWDKSVLEPAIQIVGSFLKGQKPPMEPLRLEPVPAKDKQSCRLCELCSRVIIGDREWRAHLKSRSHLSLLKKSQRSALASLAEKGCSSNSESPAEKTDGQRDGGQ
- the TRIT1 gene encoding tRNA dimethylallyltransferase isoform X1 — translated: MARSAAAAGRLPLVVVLGATGTGKSRLALQLGLRLGGEIVSADSMQIYQGLDIITNKVSAQEQKLCKHHMISFVDPLVTNYTVLDFQKKASAIIDEILASQKIPIVVGGTNYYIESLLWKILFDTKAQSPAVAAEEWKVGLENLESQELHRRLSLVDPNMATRLHPHNKRKIIRSLQLFEQTGIPHSELLQRQHEEKGGGPLGGPLKYPNSCIFWLHAEQAVLEMRLDQRVDEMMEAGLLEELQNFHRRYNREKVAENSQDYQQGIFQSIGFKEFHQFLISEDKSPEQVRRQLLDQGLQAFKMVTKRYARKQNKWVQSRFLRRPGSNVPPVYSLDVSDLSQWDKSVLEPAIQIVGSFLKGQKPPMEPLRLEPVPAKDKQSCRLCELCSRVIIGDREWRAHLKSRSHLSLLKKSQRSALASLAEKGCSSNSESPAEKTDGQRDGGQ